The following are encoded in a window of Salinibacter ruber DSM 13855 genomic DNA:
- the atpA gene encoding F0F1 ATP synthase subunit alpha: MSNGSIRPDEVTDILRRELGDFETEAEEYEAGTVLEAGDGIATLYGLSNAQASELVEFPEQDVEGMVLNLEEDNVGVILFGDVDAVSEGDEARRTGRIASVGVNENMLGRVIDPLGRPLDGKGPIEGEKTVLPLERKAPGVIYREPVEEPLQTGIKAIDSMIPVGRGQRELVIGDRQTGKTAVLTDTIINQKKTHQEGTDSGDPVYCVYVAVGQKDSTVAQVQRDLERNGALEHTVIVNASASMPTPLQYVAPFAGACIGEYFRDTGRDSLVCFDDLSKQAVAYRELSLLLRRPPGREAYPGDIFYLHSRLLERAAKIISDEEVATQMNGLPDALQDKVQGGGSLTALPVIETQAGDVSAYIPTNVISITDGQIYLETDLFNSGIRPAIDVGNSVSRVGGSAQIDAMKDVASTLRIDLSQYRELEAFAKFGSDLDPSTQQQLNRGERLVEILNQDQFSPVPVEEQVAIIYAAINGHLDDVPVDDIEDFEEEYLERLRLRHEDVLTEIRETEELTDAAEEVFEEVAADMADVYAEDEEEEEEDVLADEGATA; encoded by the coding sequence ATGTCCAACGGTAGTATCCGACCCGACGAGGTCACCGACATTCTCCGTCGCGAACTTGGCGATTTTGAAACCGAGGCGGAGGAGTACGAGGCCGGGACCGTGCTGGAGGCCGGTGACGGCATCGCAACCCTTTACGGCCTGAGCAACGCCCAGGCCAGCGAGCTCGTGGAGTTTCCCGAGCAGGACGTGGAGGGCATGGTCCTGAATCTCGAAGAGGACAACGTGGGGGTCATTCTCTTCGGCGACGTCGACGCGGTGAGTGAGGGCGACGAGGCGCGTCGCACCGGACGCATCGCGTCGGTCGGCGTGAACGAGAACATGCTGGGTCGTGTCATCGACCCGCTGGGGCGCCCGCTCGACGGCAAGGGGCCCATCGAGGGCGAGAAGACGGTGCTCCCGCTGGAGCGAAAGGCGCCCGGCGTCATTTACCGGGAGCCGGTCGAGGAGCCCCTGCAGACGGGCATCAAGGCCATCGACTCGATGATCCCGGTCGGGCGCGGCCAGCGTGAGCTGGTCATCGGGGACCGCCAGACCGGAAAGACGGCGGTCCTGACCGACACGATTATCAACCAGAAGAAGACCCACCAGGAGGGTACGGACAGCGGCGATCCCGTCTACTGTGTCTACGTGGCGGTGGGGCAGAAGGACTCGACGGTGGCGCAGGTGCAGCGCGACCTGGAGCGCAACGGGGCGCTGGAGCACACGGTGATCGTCAACGCCTCGGCCTCCATGCCGACGCCCCTGCAGTACGTCGCTCCGTTTGCCGGGGCCTGCATCGGCGAGTACTTCCGCGACACGGGGCGGGACTCGCTCGTGTGCTTCGACGACCTCTCGAAGCAGGCCGTCGCCTACCGGGAGCTCTCGCTCCTGCTGCGTCGCCCGCCCGGCCGCGAGGCCTACCCGGGCGACATCTTCTACCTCCACAGCCGCCTGCTCGAGCGGGCCGCCAAAATCATCAGCGACGAGGAGGTGGCCACGCAGATGAACGGCCTCCCCGACGCGCTCCAGGACAAGGTGCAAGGCGGGGGGTCGCTCACGGCGCTGCCGGTCATTGAGACACAGGCCGGCGACGTGTCCGCCTACATCCCGACGAACGTCATTTCGATTACCGACGGCCAGATTTACCTGGAGACCGACCTCTTCAACTCCGGCATCCGGCCGGCCATCGACGTGGGAAACTCGGTCTCGCGCGTCGGCGGCTCGGCGCAGATCGACGCCATGAAGGATGTCGCAAGCACGCTCCGGATCGACCTTTCGCAGTACCGCGAACTGGAGGCCTTCGCCAAGTTTGGGTCCGACCTCGACCCCTCCACGCAGCAGCAGCTCAACCGCGGGGAGCGGCTCGTCGAGATTCTGAACCAGGACCAGTTCTCGCCGGTGCCGGTGGAGGAGCAGGTCGCCATCATCTACGCGGCCATCAACGGCCACCTCGACGATGTGCCGGTCGACGACATCGAGGACTTCGAGGAGGAGTACCTGGAGCGCCTCCGCCTCCGCCACGAAGATGTGCTGACCGAGATCCGCGAGACCGAAGAGCTTACCGACGCGGCCGAAGAGGTCTTCGAGGAGGTCGCTGCGGACATGGCCGACGTCTACGCCGAGGACGAAGAGGAGGAAGAGGAAGATGTGCTCGCCGACGAAGGCGCGACGGCGTAA